One Clostridium estertheticum DNA segment encodes these proteins:
- a CDS encoding CD1871A family CXXC motif-containing protein yields MRNRYSIIILFIALGFMGVGTFRGEVQVVLMKGINLCLECVGIG; encoded by the coding sequence ATGAGAAATAGATATTCCATAATTATTTTGTTCATAGCACTGGGGTTTATGGGTGTAGGTACTTTTCGTGGAGAAGTACAAGTGGTGTTGATGAAAGGTATTAACCTATGTTTGGAGTGTGTTGGAATTGGCTAA
- a CDS encoding TlpA family protein disulfide reductase, which produces MKLKKLISIVLFAICMLSITACGSNEITPTIKPFPKFQATDFKGNAVTNEIFKGYDVTVVNFWTNGCGSCIAEMPELEEYYQNFKGKKINLIAVAASAGDSKEALALSKNILKGKGVTYMNIIPNMKSPFYKDFISEITGYPTTYIVDGKGNIIGAPLIGVVKNQEDKMMKRIDEIVK; this is translated from the coding sequence ATGAAATTGAAAAAACTTATTAGTATTGTATTGTTCGCTATATGTATGTTATCAATCACCGCTTGCGGTAGTAATGAAATCACCCCAACTATCAAGCCATTTCCAAAGTTCCAAGCAACAGATTTTAAGGGTAACGCCGTCACAAATGAAATATTTAAGGGTTACGATGTAACTGTTGTAAACTTCTGGACAAATGGCTGTGGCAGCTGTATCGCAGAAATGCCCGAGTTAGAGGAATATTATCAGAACTTCAAAGGAAAAAAGATCAATTTAATAGCTGTTGCTGCAAGTGCAGGCGATAGCAAGGAAGCGCTGGCCCTTTCCAAAAATATATTAAAGGGAAAAGGGGTTACCTATATGAACATTATTCCCAATATGAAAAGCCCTTTTTATAAGGATTTTATCAGCGAAATTACAGGTTACCCAACCACCTATATTGTCGACGGCAAAGGAAATATAATCGGCGCACCGCTAATTGGCGTTGTGAAAAACCAAGAGGATAAGATGATGAAAAGGATTGATGAAATTGTAAAATGA
- a CDS encoding 4Fe-4S binding protein, whose translation MANNKNRWKIQALATFLPNAHITGFFTGKIYKGSLKSICVPGLNCYSCPGAVGSCPIGSLQAVIGSSKFKFSYYIVGLLILFGVLLGRFVCGFLCPFGWFQELLHKIPSKKFSTKNLKLLTYLKYVVLALFVIVLPMTIVNEVGMGDPWFCKWLCPAGILEGAIPLAIADSGIRAALGGLFIWKSCILIGIVTLSVFFYRPFCKWICPLGAFYALFNKLSFYGYTIDKSKCTSCGACAKVCKMDVEVYKTPNHSECIRCGDCISTCSYHAIGKNIILKKGNKTNEIEKTY comes from the coding sequence TTGGCTAACAATAAAAATAGATGGAAAATACAAGCACTGGCCACTTTCCTCCCAAACGCACATATAACAGGATTCTTTACAGGAAAAATATATAAAGGTAGTCTTAAAAGCATCTGCGTACCCGGACTTAACTGCTATTCCTGTCCCGGTGCAGTAGGCTCTTGTCCCATAGGTTCTTTGCAAGCAGTGATAGGTTCATCAAAGTTTAAGTTTTCCTATTACATAGTAGGACTACTGATTTTATTTGGCGTATTGCTTGGAAGATTTGTTTGTGGCTTTCTATGCCCTTTTGGTTGGTTTCAGGAATTACTCCACAAGATACCTTCAAAAAAATTTAGTACTAAAAATTTAAAGCTACTTACATACCTTAAATATGTGGTACTGGCCTTATTTGTAATAGTATTGCCCATGACAATAGTAAACGAGGTGGGAATGGGCGACCCATGGTTTTGCAAGTGGCTATGTCCTGCCGGAATTTTAGAGGGAGCAATACCTCTTGCAATAGCAGACAGTGGAATTCGTGCAGCTCTCGGCGGGCTTTTCATATGGAAAAGCTGTATACTCATAGGAATTGTTACACTATCTGTGTTTTTCTATCGTCCCTTTTGCAAATGGATTTGTCCTCTTGGTGCGTTTTATGCCTTATTTAACAAACTATCATTTTATGGATATACCATAGACAAAAGTAAATGTACAAGCTGCGGTGCTTGTGCAAAGGTATGTAAAATGGATGTTGAGGTTTACAAAACCCCCAATCATAGTGAGTGCATAAGATGTGGTGATTGTATTAGCACCTGCTCTTATCATGCTATAGGTAAAAATATAATTTTAAAGAAAGGTAACAAGACAAATGAAATTGAAAAAACTTATTAG
- a CDS encoding response regulator transcription factor — MRILIVEDEIDLCDSIAEGLRIDGYAVDTCHDGEAAFELVTVESYDLLILDLNLPKMDGLDVLTEVRKQNKDIKVLILSARVSVSDKVLGLDLGANDYLAKPFHFEELEARIRNLLRRKFIQEDSILTFCKLSLDTVKRKAYTKENELLLTRKEFAILEYFILNKERVISQEELMAHVWDSNADSFSNSVRVHIASLRKKLKAEFTYDIIQTKIGAGYLIRKRGDM, encoded by the coding sequence ATGCGAATTTTAATAGTAGAAGATGAAATAGATTTATGTGACTCTATTGCAGAGGGTCTTAGAATAGATGGGTATGCAGTTGATACCTGTCATGATGGTGAAGCCGCTTTTGAACTTGTAACAGTTGAAAGCTATGACTTGCTTATACTTGACTTAAACTTGCCAAAAATGGACGGATTAGATGTATTAACTGAAGTTAGAAAACAAAACAAGGATATTAAGGTGTTGATTTTATCAGCAAGAGTGAGTGTGTCTGACAAGGTTTTAGGACTTGATTTAGGAGCCAATGACTATCTTGCAAAACCATTTCACTTTGAGGAATTAGAGGCAAGGATAAGGAATCTACTCCGCAGAAAATTTATTCAGGAGGATTCAATTTTAACCTTCTGCAAGCTATCCCTTGATACTGTAAAACGCAAAGCTTATACTAAGGAAAATGAACTTCTTCTCACGCGAAAAGAGTTTGCGATACTTGAGTATTTTATTTTAAACAAGGAAAGAGTCATCAGCCAGGAGGAACTTATGGCACACGTATGGGACTCAAATGCAGATAGCTTTAGTAACTCTGTCCGTGTTCACATAGCTTCCCTTAGAAAAAAGCTAAAAGCAGAATTTACCTATGATATCATACAAACAAAGATAGGCGCGGGTTATCTTATCCGTAAAAGAGGTGACATGTAA
- a CDS encoding ATP-binding cassette domain-containing protein, with protein MIKLKNLTKKYGDTVILDDISYNFPQKGLACILGASGCGKSTLLNLLAGFDTDYSGEINVCGSSISDMNISKLCDYRRDNIGFVFQNYHLLSGYTVLDNILLACELNSDGLEINISKAKVILDKVGILEKANEKVENLSGGQKQRVAIARALITNPKIIFADEPTGALDRDTSSEIMKLINKIADERLVVLITHDKKICDFADEIITIESGKIKVLQTSFSDKVMEEKNSLNAKAAVKVSAMNRAMKNFKVHLKRYIAVSLAISIGICAFILSLSSGNIMKKSILDFKEKNTAFNNGYIKVSDDGTILDLLAKDERIENIYYQYPLKNITLILDGKSEAVTEKIPTPKANESMSYGIMPRRGLTEIAITPSLAKKFASNINTIIGKTILFKFNNFSETLTISGIYNAGYDDFFISSDIEQKLYKYSGDQKNYSISYDVKEFDHIVAVSNMLELKGIASKNASKDVSALQDTFNSLNTLFLILSILIFAIGLFISTILLVKLQNSRYREVGLLSALGFSKEIIQKIILGENLLLSCMATAVNVVLITLAYLARGVVDFPVVITLVQAIGSMIATFAIVLFVSIVVSYKLINTEPATALRK; from the coding sequence ATGATAAAACTTAAAAATTTAACTAAAAAATACGGAGACACTGTAATACTTGATGATATAAGTTATAATTTTCCGCAAAAAGGTCTTGCTTGCATTTTAGGTGCATCCGGCTGTGGTAAAAGCACATTGCTAAACTTACTTGCAGGCTTTGATACTGATTACAGTGGTGAAATAAATGTTTGTGGCAGTTCTATTAGTGATATGAACATCAGTAAATTATGTGATTATCGTAGGGATAATATAGGATTTGTTTTTCAAAATTATCACTTATTAAGTGGTTATACTGTCCTTGATAATATTCTTTTAGCTTGTGAGCTAAATTCTGACGGGTTAGAAATAAACATAAGTAAAGCCAAAGTGATTTTAGATAAGGTGGGTATTTTAGAAAAAGCAAATGAAAAAGTCGAAAACCTATCCGGGGGACAAAAACAGCGTGTTGCAATAGCAAGAGCACTTATTACCAATCCGAAAATTATTTTTGCGGACGAACCCACAGGGGCGTTGGATCGAGATACTTCCAGCGAAATTATGAAGCTAATCAATAAAATTGCTGATGAAAGATTGGTTGTCCTCATAACTCACGATAAAAAAATATGCGACTTTGCTGACGAAATAATCACAATAGAAAGTGGAAAAATCAAAGTATTACAAACCTCTTTTAGTGATAAAGTAATGGAAGAAAAAAACAGTCTAAATGCAAAAGCAGCAGTTAAAGTATCTGCTATGAACAGGGCAATGAAGAATTTTAAGGTGCACCTAAAAAGATATATAGCAGTTTCCCTTGCTATTTCCATTGGTATTTGTGCGTTTATACTGTCACTTTCCTCTGGTAATATAATGAAAAAGTCTATTTTAGACTTCAAAGAAAAAAATACTGCATTTAATAACGGATACATAAAAGTCAGTGATGATGGAACCATATTGGATTTGCTGGCTAAGGATGAGCGGATAGAAAATATTTATTATCAATATCCTCTTAAAAATATTACGCTTATCCTTGATGGCAAAAGTGAAGCTGTAACTGAAAAAATTCCTACGCCAAAAGCAAATGAAAGTATGTCTTACGGCATTATGCCACGCAGGGGACTTACGGAAATTGCTATAACTCCAAGCCTTGCGAAAAAGTTTGCAAGTAATATAAACACCATAATTGGCAAAACAATTTTATTTAAGTTTAACAATTTCAGTGAAACACTTACCATTAGTGGTATTTATAATGCAGGGTATGACGATTTCTTTATAAGCTCCGACATTGAACAAAAGCTATATAAGTATAGCGGTGACCAAAAAAATTATTCCATTAGCTATGATGTTAAAGAGTTTGACCATATAGTTGCGGTTAGTAATATGTTAGAGCTAAAAGGCATTGCTTCAAAAAATGCTTCAAAGGACGTTTCAGCATTACAAGATACCTTTAACAGCCTAAACACCTTGTTTTTAATATTGTCAATTCTTATTTTTGCTATAGGGTTGTTTATAAGTACAATCTTACTTGTTAAGCTTCAGAATTCAAGATATAGAGAGGTTGGCCTTTTGTCAGCCTTAGGCTTTAGCAAGGAGATTATTCAAAAGATTATATTGGGTGAAAATCTACTACTTTCTTGCATGGCAACAGCTGTAAATGTAGTATTGATAACTTTAGCTTATTTGGCACGAGGGGTTGTAGATTTTCCAGTGGTTATTACTCTTGTACAAGCAATAGGCTCCATGATAGCGACCTTTGCAATTGTTCTTTTCGTGAGTATTGTAGTTAGCTACAAACTAATTAACACTGAACCCGCTACAGCATTGAGGAAATGA
- a CDS encoding ATP-binding cassette domain-containing protein, which translates to MGYEYIEIIGARENNLKNINLNVPKGQITIFTGVSGSGKSSIVFDTIAQEAGRQLNETFSKFVQVYMPKYRHPDVDAIKNLSLAIIVQQKRIGGNSRSTLGTITDIDPLIRLLFSRIGQPHIGSASYFSFNDPNGMCKTCEGIGKIVTLDLDKALDKEKSLNEGAILLPGFKVGNWIWKSYAATGFFDCDKKIKDYTKEEYDKLVFCKEEKIKSPLMEDINTTYLGLVERFIRSNIKTEFEKSEASKKKIAPFTTEGQCDDCCGKRYNETVLSSKIMGYTIADFTAMQVDSLLELVQKIEDKKVKPIIDNLSERLNDLIQIGLDYVSLNRETSTLSGGESQRVKMVKHLTGSLINVMYIFDEPSIGLHARDVHRLNELLVKLRDKDNTVIVVEHDPDVIKIADHIVDVGPKAGINGGRVMFEGSYNELLSSNTLTGQYIGRSLQIKSKPRISTDFYETKKSNLHNLKNVSLRIPKGIFSVVSGVAGSGKSTLVNGVFANEYKDAIIVDQSAVSANLRSNPATFTGIMDVIRKLFADENKVSAGLFSYNSEGACETCKGRGYIETDLSFMNSVETICEECGGKRFKREVLDYKCNKKSIVEVLDMTIAEAVEFFTQKEIINKLKHIADVGLHYMTLGQPLDTLSGGESQRLKLARELSKKGNIYIMDEPTTGLHMSDITSILKIIDRLVDKGNTVIVVEHNLDVIRNADWVVDMGVEGGSRGGQIIFEGTPADLKNCKESITARYL; encoded by the coding sequence ATGGGATATGAATATATTGAAATTATAGGGGCAAGGGAAAATAACCTGAAAAATATCAATTTAAATGTACCAAAAGGGCAGATAACAATTTTTACCGGGGTATCGGGTTCTGGTAAATCATCCATCGTTTTTGATACGATTGCGCAGGAAGCTGGAAGGCAGTTAAATGAAACCTTCAGTAAATTCGTTCAAGTGTATATGCCAAAATATAGACATCCTGATGTTGATGCTATTAAAAACTTATCATTGGCGATTATTGTGCAGCAAAAGAGAATTGGCGGAAATTCCCGTTCAACATTGGGTACAATTACGGATATTGATCCATTAATACGATTATTATTTTCACGCATCGGGCAGCCTCATATAGGTTCTGCCAGTTATTTTTCTTTTAATGATCCAAATGGAATGTGTAAGACGTGCGAAGGCATTGGAAAGATAGTTACATTGGATCTTGACAAGGCTTTGGATAAAGAAAAATCATTAAACGAGGGTGCAATTTTACTTCCAGGTTTTAAAGTAGGAAATTGGATTTGGAAATCGTATGCAGCAACAGGCTTTTTTGATTGTGATAAAAAAATTAAGGATTATACAAAAGAGGAATACGACAAGCTCGTATTTTGCAAAGAAGAAAAAATAAAATCCCCATTAATGGAGGACATTAATACTACCTATTTAGGACTAGTTGAGCGATTTATCAGGTCAAACATTAAAACTGAATTTGAGAAATCAGAGGCATCCAAAAAGAAAATTGCACCTTTTACAACGGAAGGACAATGCGATGATTGTTGTGGAAAAAGATATAATGAAACGGTATTATCATCAAAGATAATGGGTTATACAATCGCAGATTTTACTGCAATGCAAGTAGATTCACTTTTAGAACTGGTACAAAAGATTGAGGACAAAAAAGTAAAACCTATAATTGACAACTTGTCAGAGCGATTGAATGATTTGATTCAGATTGGGCTGGATTATGTAAGTTTGAACAGAGAAACATCCACTTTATCGGGTGGTGAGTCACAACGTGTTAAAATGGTTAAGCACCTTACCGGCAGCCTGATCAATGTTATGTATATATTTGATGAACCAAGCATAGGCTTACATGCTAGAGATGTCCATAGGTTGAATGAATTATTAGTCAAGTTAAGGGATAAAGACAATACAGTGATTGTAGTTGAGCATGACCCAGACGTTATAAAGATAGCAGATCATATTGTAGATGTTGGTCCCAAGGCAGGTATTAACGGTGGAAGGGTTATGTTTGAAGGCTCATACAATGAACTTTTGAGTTCAAATACATTAACGGGTCAATACATCGGAAGAAGCTTGCAGATTAAGAGTAAGCCAAGAATTAGTACTGATTTTTATGAAACAAAAAAGAGTAACCTACACAATTTGAAAAACGTTAGTCTAAGGATACCTAAAGGGATATTCTCGGTTGTATCAGGTGTTGCAGGCTCTGGCAAATCAACACTGGTTAACGGTGTCTTTGCGAATGAATATAAAGATGCGATTATTGTTGATCAGTCAGCAGTAAGCGCTAACCTACGTTCTAATCCAGCCACTTTCACAGGAATTATGGATGTGATTCGTAAATTATTTGCTGATGAAAACAAAGTTAGTGCGGGATTGTTTAGTTATAATTCGGAAGGTGCTTGTGAGACATGTAAAGGACGCGGTTATATCGAAACAGATCTTTCATTTATGAATTCAGTGGAAACTATTTGTGAAGAATGTGGTGGCAAAAGGTTTAAGAGAGAGGTTTTAGACTACAAGTGTAATAAAAAGTCCATAGTTGAGGTTCTTGACATGACAATAGCAGAAGCCGTAGAATTCTTTACGCAAAAAGAAATCATCAATAAGTTGAAGCATATCGCAGATGTTGGTCTTCACTATATGACATTGGGTCAGCCATTGGATACGCTGTCAGGTGGCGAATCTCAACGCTTAAAGCTTGCTAGAGAGTTGAGTAAAAAGGGTAATATTTATATAATGGATGAGCCTACAACGGGTCTCCATATGTCTGATATTACGAGTATTTTGAAAATCATTGACCGCCTAGTGGATAAGGGTAACACGGTTATTGTTGTTGAGCACAACCTTGATGTCATCCGGAACGCCGATTGGGTCGTTGATATGGGTGTTGAGGGAGGCAGCCGTGGTGGACAAATTATTTTTGAAGGGACACCAGCTGACTTGAAGAACTGTAAAGAATCCATTACTGCAAGGTACTTGTAA
- a CDS encoding sensor histidine kinase: MLKKMPLRLRLTFLTILLLTICCVGLTLILNLSAFRMVDMIEATSMTPAKSTVEEKIPSPLNDTALSIPTPPSTISQSARKGFRLESIFYMMLIISFGGALTYYISGKALKPVNELSCQMKKRNVLNLSEDIEIPKAKDEISDLTLSFNEMMHKLNEAFLMQQRFSQSAAHELRTPLAVLQTKVEVFKKKKSHTSEEYESLIEVIGNHTNRLIALVKNLLDMTNMEDLELNEEISLKNLVDDVASALSLLSKDKNILINLPSDDRTVLGNYDLLYRAFYNLIENAIKYNNANGQIDISIIFGGEKSVVEISDTGIGIPQDMQQIIFEPFFRVDKSRSRQMGGAGLGLSIVKTIIDKHNGEITVTDNKNGGSCFKIVL; the protein is encoded by the coding sequence ATGCTGAAAAAAATGCCACTTAGATTAAGGCTTACCTTTTTAACAATATTACTTTTAACCATTTGCTGTGTAGGGCTTACTTTAATACTAAATCTATCGGCATTCAGAATGGTTGATATGATAGAAGCGACTTCTATGACACCAGCAAAATCCACTGTTGAAGAAAAAATTCCATCCCCATTAAATGACACTGCACTTTCTATTCCAACACCACCATCAACTATTTCTCAAAGTGCAAGAAAAGGGTTTCGCTTGGAAAGTATTTTTTATATGATGCTCATTATTTCATTCGGTGGTGCATTGACCTATTATATTTCCGGAAAAGCACTTAAACCTGTTAATGAATTAAGCTGTCAGATGAAAAAAAGAAATGTTCTTAATCTATCAGAGGATATTGAAATTCCAAAGGCAAAGGATGAGATTTCTGATTTAACACTGTCTTTTAATGAAATGATGCATAAGCTGAATGAAGCTTTTTTAATGCAACAGCGATTTTCTCAGAGTGCTGCACATGAACTACGTACTCCACTTGCAGTATTGCAGACAAAGGTAGAGGTATTTAAAAAGAAAAAAAGTCATACATCAGAGGAATACGAATCTCTTATTGAGGTTATTGGTAATCACACCAATCGTTTAATAGCACTTGTTAAAAATCTATTGGATATGACTAATATGGAAGATTTAGAATTAAACGAAGAGATTTCACTAAAAAATTTGGTAGATGATGTGGCAAGTGCTTTATCTTTACTTTCAAAGGATAAAAACATCCTCATTAATCTCCCTAGTGATGACCGAACCGTTTTGGGTAATTATGATTTGCTATATCGTGCCTTTTATAATCTTATTGAAAATGCTATAAAGTATAATAATGCTAATGGACAGATTGACATATCTATAATCTTTGGGGGCGAAAAAAGTGTTGTAGAAATCTCCGATACAGGTATAGGTATACCACAAGATATGCAGCAAATCATATTCGAACCCTTTTTCAGAGTTGATAAATCACGTTCCCGTCAAATGGGTGGAGCTGGACTTGGACTTTCCATCGTGAAAACCATAATTGACAAGCATAATGGTGAAATTACGGTTACAGACAATAAAAATGGAGGTAGCTGTTTTAAAATAGTATTATAA
- a CDS encoding ABC transporter ATP-binding protein has translation MFEIKNISKKYNDDYALNSVTLEIGKGLNFIIGASGSGKTTLLKIISGMEQEFDGQVSYNNKDIKTLTNSEKSYFYNSVFGFVWQDFNLIEDLTVLENIKLPQYLKDTQNQREIVKIMKDLKISELINQKVKNLSGGQKQRVAIARELVKNPDVIIADEPTSALDEKSSKVTMDILREIAKVKTVIIVTHDTSLIGTNSNVFELDKGELITKHQSEPIKTTKEQASLKCRLSLKNAYSIAITNTKRKIGKFIITASSLLIAATLLLVSVSGTIGDSSTKMFDTLFSTYGDGILDINIVGSFTSAGGTGTGGNKDEPKADVKQNIGGMYNKFLNDDRVSHAVFLQAFSNIKITAEGKEYKIQTSNSVPVVNKLTAGKMPMGSGNEVVVPKSFIEKMNITDKQAIGKTISFKGEVYNWDSGQPIIMPVTTDVTIVGVVDTTVISEYEGKKSEYSVDDSFFFSKSALDKMRAQGNMSGDKINFSIRAKTPADMIAIKDELNAKGIVPLGRFELVEDMVRLNTQTTAQSGSATTLISVLSVILAIAVALITAIMRKREYAIYKVSGFNNKNINLFSFAEFNIAAITAAVLFLVASPLINKGTTAFFHADILNGKLLITGILLVVAMGVVSYLAELIVAVKTNAVTALKTGDR, from the coding sequence ATGTTTGAAATAAAAAATATATCAAAAAAATATAATGATGATTATGCACTAAACAGTGTAACCCTTGAAATTGGAAAGGGACTAAACTTTATTATTGGCGCATCGGGAAGTGGCAAAACCACTTTGCTTAAAATTATAAGTGGTATGGAGCAGGAGTTTGATGGTCAGGTGTCTTATAACAATAAAGACATCAAGACTCTTACAAACAGTGAGAAAAGCTATTTTTACAACAGTGTTTTCGGTTTTGTTTGGCAGGACTTCAATCTTATTGAGGATTTAACTGTTTTAGAAAATATCAAGCTGCCCCAGTATCTTAAAGATACGCAAAATCAAAGGGAAATAGTTAAAATTATGAAGGATTTAAAAATCAGCGAGCTTATCAATCAAAAGGTAAAAAACCTTTCGGGAGGGCAAAAACAGCGTGTTGCTATTGCAAGGGAGCTTGTGAAAAATCCTGATGTTATCATTGCAGATGAGCCTACCAGTGCACTAGATGAGAAATCTTCAAAAGTCACAATGGACATTCTACGAGAAATTGCAAAAGTAAAAACTGTTATTATTGTAACCCATGACACTTCACTGATAGGCACAAACTCCAATGTTTTTGAGCTTGACAAGGGTGAGTTAATAACAAAGCATCAAAGCGAGCCTATCAAGACAACAAAAGAGCAAGCTTCATTAAAGTGCAGGTTGAGCCTTAAAAATGCCTATTCTATAGCAATAACTAACACTAAAAGAAAGATTGGCAAATTTATAATAACAGCATCTTCCCTTTTAATCGCTGCAACCCTCTTGCTTGTAAGTGTTAGTGGAACAATTGGAGATAGCAGCACAAAAATGTTTGATACCCTTTTCTCTACTTATGGCGATGGAATTTTAGATATAAATATTGTTGGCAGCTTTACCAGTGCCGGTGGTACCGGTACCGGTGGAAATAAAGATGAACCAAAGGCTGATGTGAAACAAAATATTGGTGGTATGTATAATAAATTTCTGAATGACGATAGAGTCTCACATGCCGTATTTTTGCAGGCGTTTTCTAATATTAAAATAACAGCAGAAGGTAAAGAATATAAGATCCAAACCTCTAATAGTGTACCAGTTGTAAATAAGCTGACAGCAGGCAAAATGCCCATGGGTAGCGGCAATGAGGTTGTTGTGCCAAAAAGCTTTATCGAGAAAATGAATATTACAGATAAACAAGCAATTGGCAAAACAATTAGCTTTAAAGGTGAGGTTTACAACTGGGATAGTGGTCAGCCTATTATTATGCCAGTTACCACAGATGTAACAATTGTTGGTGTGGTTGATACCACAGTTATTAGCGAATATGAGGGTAAAAAATCTGAATACTCCGTTGATGACTCTTTCTTCTTTAGCAAATCTGCACTAGATAAAATGAGAGCACAGGGGAATATGTCAGGAGATAAAATAAACTTTTCCATAAGAGCAAAAACACCAGCGGACATGATTGCCATAAAAGACGAATTAAATGCAAAGGGTATAGTTCCCCTTGGTAGATTTGAGCTTGTTGAGGATATGGTTAGATTGAACACACAAACCACAGCTCAATCAGGCTCTGCTACGACTCTGATTTCGGTGCTTTCAGTTATCCTTGCAATTGCAGTAGCATTAATTACTGCCATTATGAGAAAAAGAGAATATGCAATTTATAAGGTTAGTGGGTTTAACAATAAGAATATCAACTTGTTTTCTTTTGCAGAATTTAATATTGCAGCAATCACTGCAGCAGTGCTATTCCTTGTGGCTTCGCCTCTTATCAATAAGGGGACAACGGCATTCTTTCATGCTGATATTTTGAACGGAAAACTACTCATTACAGGGATTTTACTTGTAGTTGCTATGGGGGTAGTGTCATATCTTGCAGAGCTAATAGTGGCAGTAAAAACAAATGCAGTAACCGCCCTAAAGACAGGAGACAGATAA
- a CDS encoding L,D-transpeptidase family protein, translating into METEVEKSTKRSIKKRKKIVLGIIISICTLLIIYFGMAIYFMNHFYFGSTINRISVSGKSVEAVNEQMASEIQKYQLNIKERGGINEQITGEEIGLKYDMNGEFKEFKDKQNPYKWISVVFNTKDSKMIVGVKYDKDLLKEHVNKLSCFDSSKVIEPKNAGYKYIDNGYVIVDEVIGNKGDKDILYKNAIDAITKGETTIDLESINYYVKPQYTSKSPKVVATRDKLNKYVSSKITYIFGGDKEILDGSTINKWVTVDENSEVTFNEKQVEIYMDVLASEYNTVAKTRNFVSSSGKVINIGGGSYGFAINKVKETQDLISMIMEGKSIEREPAYYQTALSRGKDDIGNTYVEIDLSRQHLWFYKNGVLITQGDVVTGNDGSDKTRTPVGIYMINYKERNATLKGEDYAAPVNYWLPFNGGIGIHDASWRDKFGGVLYKTGGSHGCINSPYDVAKTIFNNIEAGTPVVCY; encoded by the coding sequence ATGGAAACTGAGGTAGAAAAGTCAACAAAAAGGTCAATAAAAAAGCGTAAGAAAATTGTTTTAGGTATTATAATTTCTATTTGTACTTTACTTATAATATACTTTGGGATGGCAATATATTTTATGAATCATTTTTATTTTGGTTCTACAATAAATAGAATTAGTGTTTCAGGTAAAAGTGTAGAGGCTGTAAATGAACAAATGGCATCTGAGATTCAAAAATATCAGTTAAACATAAAAGAACGAGGCGGTATAAATGAACAAATTACAGGAGAAGAAATTGGCTTAAAGTATGATATGAATGGGGAGTTTAAGGAGTTTAAAGATAAACAGAATCCTTATAAATGGATTTCAGTAGTTTTTAATACAAAAGATTCTAAAATGATAGTAGGAGTTAAATATGATAAAGATTTATTAAAAGAACATGTGAACAAGCTTTCTTGTTTTGATAGTAGTAAGGTAATTGAACCTAAAAATGCAGGCTATAAGTATATAGATAATGGTTATGTGATTGTGGATGAAGTCATTGGAAACAAGGGCGATAAAGATATTTTATATAAGAATGCCATAGATGCAATCACTAAGGGTGAAACAACAATAGATTTGGAGTCAATTAATTACTACGTTAAGCCACAATATACTTCGAAATCTCCAAAGGTAGTTGCCACAAGGGACAAGTTAAACAAATATGTATCTTCAAAGATTACCTATATTTTTGGGGGAGATAAAGAAATTTTAGATGGTTCTACAATAAATAAGTGGGTTACAGTTGATGAGAATAGTGAAGTCACATTTAATGAAAAACAAGTTGAAATCTATATGGACGTACTTGCTAGTGAATATAATACAGTTGCAAAGACGAGAAATTTTGTTTCATCATCAGGAAAGGTAATTAATATTGGTGGCGGTAGTTATGGATTTGCTATTAATAAGGTTAAAGAAACCCAAGATTTAATTTCGATGATAATGGAAGGGAAATCTATAGAAAGAGAACCAGCATATTATCAAACCGCATTATCTCGTGGCAAGGATGATATTGGAAATACATATGTAGAAATAGATCTTTCAAGGCAACACTTATGGTTTTATAAAAACGGAGTGTTGATAACTCAAGGGGATGTTGTTACAGGTAATGATGGATCTGATAAGACTAGAACACCGGTGGGCATTTATATGATCAATTATAAAGAAAGAAATGCAACCCTTAAAGGTGAAGACTACGCTGCTCCTGTGAATTATTGGCTACCTTTTAATGGAGGAATAGGAATTCATGATGCAAGCTGGCGAGATAAGTTTGGGGGAGTGCTGTATAAGACAGGCGGATCCCATGGGTGTATAAATTCACCATACGATGTAGCAAAAACAATATTTAATAATATAGAGGCAGGTACTCCAGTTGTTTGTTATTAA